The sequence GGGTCACTCACAGGGACAGCTCCGGAGGGGTCACTCACAGGGACAGCTCCGGAGGGGTCActcacagggacagctccagagGGGTCActcacagggacagctcaggaGGGGTCACTCACAGGGGCAGCTCCGGAGGGGTCActcacagggacagctcaggaGGGGTCACTCACAGGGGCAGTTCCGGAGGGGTCActcacagggacagctcaggaGGGGTCActcacagggacagctccagagGGGTCACTCACAGGGACAGGTCTGGAGGGGTCActcacagggacagctccagagGGGTCActcacagggacagctcaggaGGGGTCACTCACAGGGGCAGCTCCGGAGGGGTCACTCACCTTGGAGCTGGGCTGACAGcgcttcctgctgctgtttgtatTTCTGCGCCAGCGCCTCGGCGCTCCGCACCTTCTGCTGCAAGTGGCTGTAGAGGAGAACTCCGGAGGCCAGGCAGGCCAGGGTGAGCAGGCAGAGGGCGGTGGGCAGCAGCCCCTTCTGCCTCCTGGAGCACATCCCGTGCCCATGGCGGTGCAGGAGCGGCGCAGCCCGGCCGGCGCTGCTAAACCATCGGGTTATCCCGGCCCAGCCGCCGCTTTCCTGGCGGATCCCTCCGGAAGATGCGGCCTCGGGTTCGGCTCCGCTCCCTGCCGGGCCTGGGGGGCTCCTGCCGGGCTCTACTCCTCGCTGTCCGTCGGGACATCCGTGTCCAAGCGGAGCCCGAGCATCCTCGGGGGGCGGCCcgggggggctgcggggcgAGGGCAGCGGGCGGAGGGCACCGAGCGgcggcaggaggaggaggaggaggtggaggaagaggaggaggaggaggaaaacttTTGCTTCCCATGTGCTGCGGAGGAGAGGGGGGGGCGGGAAGGGGGTACCGCCGCCTTTGGCTCTTCCCACCTCCCCCGCTGGAGCAAGCACCGGAAAAAATAACCCGGCGAGAGGAGGAGAAGCCCTTGGGCCCCCTCCCCGCGGCTTCCCCCGCCGGCAGATCCTGGAGGAAGCGGCGGCAGCGGAGCCGGGAGAGCGGCCAGGAACGCGGCGGCATCCGGGCTGCGGCGGCGGAGAGTCCGCCCTCGGCGGCGGGAGGGGCTGCGGGGaccggggggacacggggggaccGGGGGACAGCAGAACGCCGAGACAGGGCGGGCCGGGTCCCGGCATCAGCGGAGCCCCTCGGCCGggtgtcccttccctgctccgGCACTTGTTGCTAACGGGACACGGGAGGGATGGGCCGGCAGAGCATCCTCCCACGAGCATCCTCACACGAGCATCCTCACACGGGCATCCTCACACGGGCATCCTCACACGAGCATCCTCACACGGGCATCCTCACACGAGCATCCTCCCACGAGCATCCTCACACGAGCATCCTCACACGGGCATCCTCACACGGGCATCCTCACACGGGCATCCTCACACGAGCATCCTCACACGGGCATCCTCCCACGAGCATCCTCACACGGGCACCCTCACACGGGCATCCTTACACGAGCATTCTTACACGGGCATCCTCACACGGGCATTCTCACACGGGCATCCTCCCACGAGCATCCTCCCACGAGCATCCTTACACGGGCATCCTCACACGAGCATCCTCACACGGGCATCCTCACACGGGCATCCTCACACGAGCATTCTCACATGAGCATTCTCACATGAGCATCCTCACACGGGCATTCTCACACGAGCATCCTCACACGAGCATCCTCACACGAGCATCCTCACACGAGCATCCTCACATGAGCATCCTCACACGGGCATCCTCACACAGCGGTGTGCGGCTTCTCCTCGGGAAAACGGGAGCTGATGAAGGCAGGAGGGCGGGAGGAGGGGAAagctgggtttggctttttcccAGTGGTTTGGCAGCCTAAAGCCACACCTTCCACCggcccaggttgctccaagccccatccaacccggCCTTGGACGATTCCAAGGTGTTCTGGACATGTGGACTCCTCTCTTCTGGCAGAGCCCGGCTGGTTTTACCCAGGTGTGTGATGCACAAGGTGACCtctaaaggtcccttccaacccaaacccttccatgaTTTTGTACCTCAAGCTCCTGGAGCCTTGCCCGGGTTCTGAGCTCAGATCCAAGCCCCCCAGGTTTGCAATGAATCTCCTCTGACTGTGAGCTTGGCTCATCTTTTATCTGAGCTCACAAGGATATTTCTCCTGGAGTTCTGCCAAGCTCCCTCTTTCAGGCACCTGGGGATGAAGCAGCAATCACAACAGCCCTTCAGCAGCAGTTCCCCTCTCAGAGTCGTGCGTGGTGGTTTCATAAATGTTAATCAAATGagctccacagctctgctgggaattgGCTGAGTGGCACTTCTGTCACCCCCACTTGTCattggggaaactgaggcacagtgTTCCTGTAAGGTTGTGATttatccaaaataattttttttatggcaggattttttcccccctccccgAGCACTTTAAGTGGATTTGCTGGATTTGTTCTGCCAGACCTTGGGTGAGACTCAGCCTGCTGGAAGTGGGCTCTGATCCAGCTCCCATGATAGGCTTTCCTTAATGAATGAGCTGatcactgcagctccttctggaaagcagagcagcactgatggGTATTTCATggcagcatttccctgccaTGGATTGAGGGTGTGTAGGAGCAGGGATAACCTCATTCCTATTCCCAGATATCCAGTGCAAGCCCCtccactgtgccaggcagaTTTACTGcccaccctggggctggctgaatgctccagcatctcctcagGCTGTTGGTCAGGAGCTGCAATGCCCTGTCTGCATcctgagccctgagcaggcagcCCGTGGGGTTTCAGTCTCAGTTTTGCCTCTATTCAGCACATTcttattgtttcttttccttttttcccctcctgcacTCATTAATTACTTCCTCATGTGCTGGTTTTTGACAGAAAAGGTTAAAGTCTAGATTAGGGAATGTTTATCTGAGGAAGGTTTGATTGACAGAATGTCTGTGAGCAGGCTCTTTGCTTTTGTTACAAATAACTTTACTCCTGCAATAAACCCAGGTTTAGATTTAACTCCATATTCCTGCACCAGATCTAAGGCCAGGGAGAGCTAAAAGCTCCATGCTTGTGTTTTACCAATATTTAAATGATTCAGAGGATTCTTCCTCCTACAAATCCCCACATCCCTAAAACCTGCAGGAGTATTTTTAGGAAGAtacagaggaggagaaagccCTGAGGTAACAAATGAAACCCAACTGCAAATGCTTTGTGCCTCAGGGATGATCTGATCAGCTCCTTTTGCTCCCTCTAATCCAGGGGGGATCACATCTGATGACAGCTTTGAAATAACAATCTGAGCAGAACAAGCAATTCCCATGGGAAAGCTCGGGGTGGGTGTGCTTGTACAGAAAATGCCACTTTCCCCCCCTGTGGAACAAACTGTGACTATGAACCATCTGTGCCAGGCTCCAGCCTTTTCATCAGAGCTTTGGATTCCACAGCAGGATTTTATCAGCTGTGGGAACATTTTCAGCCAGGTTATGTAAATCCTGCCAAGAAACCAAGTGGCTGAGAGAGGTGGATGGAAGGAAggtgctgggaggaggctgCATTGTTCAGGGGTTAAAGTTTTATAAACCAAAGACAAACGTGGCACATTTCACACTGGGCACTCAGCCTTAAAGGCTTTGTGGGGTTTGGATCTGGGAATGCCACTCTGGAATCCGGTGCACAGatgaaggagggaggaggaaccagcagtcccagagctgcccttcccCACATAGAAATTCCCAATTCACTCAGCCACAAATGTCTGAAAGTGTTCCAGGTGGATTTGGAGCACCAGAGGAACCAgcactcccagagctgcccttcccCACACAGAAATTCCCAATTCACTCACACTCAGCCTTAAAGGCTTTGTGGGGTTTGGATCTGGGAATGCCACTCTGGAATCCAGTGCACAgatgggggagggaggaggagttTGAGGCAGGAGCCCAGAGGATGAGAAATGACAGCCACAAATGTCTGAGAGTGTTCCAGGTGGATTTGGAGCCAGAGGGGAACCAgcactcccagagctgcccttcccCACACAGAAATTCCCAATTCATTCAGCCACAAATGTCTGAGAGTGTTCCAGGTGGATTTGGAGCAAGAGGGGAACCAgcagtcccagagctgcccttcccCACACAGAAATTCCCAATTCATTCAGCCACAAATGTCTGAGAGTGTTCCAGGTGGATTTGGAGCAAGAGGGGAACCAgcactcccagagctgcccttcccCACACAGAATTCCCATTCATTCCCTCCAGCAGCAAAAATCCCCTAAAATTGAACCATTCCTGGGGACAGCTCTCACCTCGGTGTCTCCagtgggagagctggagcaTTCCTGTCTGCCCACAACAAGAAGTGACAGCTTCTAATTagaatttgccttttttgttaaatttattaatttttcacagtttGCACTGGGAATCTTCCTTTGAGTCCAACCCCAAACtcagaaacatgaaataattGAATGGGAATTTGCCTTTTGttaaaaatttattcatttttacagTTTGGACTGGGAATCTTCCTGCTTTGAGTCCAACCCAAAACTCAGAAACACATGAAAGAATTAAATGggaatttgcctttttttagaatttattttcctgaggaaGTGGGCAGAGTGCAGGGGAAAAACTTGATATTTAGCAGTTTATTCTGAGTTTCTTTTCTCTATCAGACACCTCCCCACCACAACCTTGGGCTTTAGGCACAGCCATCCCagaattcagaatattttccacCTTCAGCAAAGGCCAGAATTCCGACCCAGTTTCCTCATTTTTCAGGAATTCTGACCCAGTTTCCTCATTTTTCAGTGATGCTGATCCAgatttcctcatttttcaggAATGCTGATCCAGATTCCCTCATTTTTCAGGAATTCTGACCCAGTTTCCTCATTTTTCAGGGATGCTGATCCAGATTCCCTCATTTTCAGGGATGCTGAGCACTGGAGGGATCCTGCCTTAGATGTTGtgtggagcagccacaggaggaggagaaggagactCCAAATACCCctcaaaaatcagaatttttggCACaacctctgtccctgcctgctcctgctccccttaattatatatattttttaaactacattttccatttgtttttcagtgctAAAAGCAGGGAGGGAATAAAGAGGAATCCCCCTTGGGTTTGGattctatttttctgtgctgctgtttccttcaGAGCAGAAATCCAAAGGTGGAGCTGCATTTCCCCCAGGTTCCCTCCCCCAGCTGGGCCCTGGGGGATGCAGGGCACTCTGCTTTCTTCTCAGCCAGAAATAAATCggtttttccctgaaaaacctGGATAGAGCTGCCTGCTCTATCCAGGTCACTGCCTctgaggctcctgctgccacttccAGGCTCTGATTTAAGGACAGCATTCTTCaaacccaatttttttttcctatattaaGCATGAAAAAGGGAACTGCAGGAAAGGCACTTGGGGGGATTGAtctatattttataattttatatattttataatatgtGCATTTCTATATTTCACGTATGTCTACTTTGGTAAGATATTGtttaattactttatttatttatacaataattttataatatatattatatattatccTATATTATTGTATATTACTACATATAATTATAACAATATAATAGTATAAAAtgttatatattaatatatattatattatgtatTATACATTAtacaatattataatatattgtatatactgtatatataatataatataatataatataataatataatatatataatctaCTATAAATACTATAGATActattatataataatatataataatatcaTATATAAATTTGTAATTATATCTTATATATTATTCTCTACTCCATTATATTATATCATCATTATCTACCTTATTATAATAtcttttatatataatatatattacatatattatatataatatagcTCTAATATATATTCTTATGTATTCTTATCTATTCATCTCTTATCCTGCCTATCTTCACCTCTATTCTACTCTTTGTTTGTGGTTTCTCTTGTATATCTTGTATATCATTTCATGTACTATACTCCCCTCCACTCTTTATCTTCTATCCTCTCATTTATACTATTTTGTTTGTGGTTTATCTCTTGTCTCTCTTGTCTCTCCTTTCACATGTACTATACTACCCTACACTCTTTATCTTATCTTTattctattctcttctcttatcttctcttctatctcttctcttctcttctattctcttctcttctcttctcttctcttctttctcttctcttctcttcccttccctatcccattcccttcccttacCCTTCTCCTCTCTAttctttctcctgcctctcttcctcctcttttctcttttctagagctcttttctccctgtcccagcGCCTGCCCCCCCTTTTTGCCCAGCCTGTTTTCCCCTCCATCACCCACACCTTTTTCACCCCACCCCAGATTTTGATCCCATGCAATTTTCCCACCCTGACAGAACAGCACTGAGGGATCGAGGGGCCCAGGAACTCCACATGGAAAGGGCAAAATATTAGagagatttctttattttggggggaaaaaagaaaatttaaacattattttaattattttattattattattattattattattattattattattattattattattattatattattattattattattatcattatcattatattatttgttgttgtgttgttgttgttgttatcgtcattattattatattatatttattattaatttatatattatagatattttatacattatatatcaatattattatattattttgttatcgtcattattattatattatatttattttattatattatattatatatatttatatatattgtatatcgattatattatattgttgttattattattattttgttatcGTCATTATTatactttatttattattaatttatatataacatttattattattattatattattattattttattatttattattattattattattattattattattattattattattattatcgggatttttattgtattttatagaacgatatatttatttcatctgTTTCTATGCTAACCCTAACCCTCACACAAATCCCAACAGGAACCATTGAACCATTTCAGTTCcaggctccaggctgagcccgGCCTGGCTGAAGGAAAAATCCCTGAACATTTCAGTGAACAGCGGCATCCAGTGGGCAGAGAGCAACTCCTGCTGATTTCCCTCCAGAACCACAAAAACAGAGGCTCCTCCCCAATTTTCAGTGCTTTGTAAGcactcagttttatttttaattttatttttaattttaattttatttttaattttatttttaaatgagacactagcttgaatttttttttaattttaaacaattaattttagtttttaattttgtttttgaagagaGATTAGCttgaattttaattcttttcaagttaaaaatacttaggttttaatttatattttttaaagaaaggtggCTT comes from Serinus canaria isolate serCan28SL12 chromosome 21, serCan2020, whole genome shotgun sequence and encodes:
- the LOC108962822 gene encoding translation initiation factor IF-2-like, translating into MLVGGCSAGPSLPCPVSNKCRSREGTPGRGAPLMPGPGPPCLGVLLSPGPPVSPRSPQPLPPPRADSPPPQPGCRRVPGRSPGSAAAASSRICRRGKPRGGGPRASPPLAGLFFPVLAPAGEVGRAKGGGTPFPPPPLLRSTWEAKVFLLLLLFLHLLLLLLPPLGALRPLPSPRSPPGPPPEDARAPLGHGCPDGQRGVEPGRSPPGPAGSGAEPEAASSGGIRQESGGWAGITRWFSSAGRAAPLLHRHGHGMCSRRQKGLLPTALCLLTLACLASGVLLYSHLQQKVRSAEALAQKYKQQQEALSAQLQVVYEHRSRLERSLQKERGEHKKTKEDFLVYKLEAQEALNKEKQDSMNRYGALSSQHKILKVREARLRGLRGGESQDCCTWGG